A window of Mus pahari chromosome 7, PAHARI_EIJ_v1.1, whole genome shotgun sequence contains these coding sequences:
- the Supt7l gene encoding STAGA complex 65 subunit gamma isoform X2, which produces MLRYWGEIPIPSGQTNRSSFDLLPREFRLVEVHDPPLHQPSANKPKPPTMLDIPSEPCSLTIHTIQLIQHNRRLRNLIATAQTQSQQQTEGVKAVESEPLPSCPGSPPLPDDLQPLDCKNLNAPFQIRHSDPESDFYRGKGEPVTELSWHSCRQLLYQAVATILAHAGFECANESVLETLTDVAHEYCLKFTKLLRFAVDREALLGQTPFPDVMEQVFHEVGIGSVLSLQKFWQHRIKDYHTYMLQISKQLSEEYERIVNPEKATEDTKPVKIKEEPVSDITFPVSEELEADLASGDQSLPIGVLGAQSERFPSNLEVEASPQASTCSTLKSLKAI; this is translated from the exons ATGCTGAGGTACTGGGGAGAGATACCAATACCGTCAGGACAGACCAACAGAAGTTCCTTTGATCTGCTCCCACGGGAGTTCCGTCTGGTGGAGGTCCATGATCCGCCCTTGCACCAGCCCTCAGCCAACAAGCCGAAGCCCCCCACGATGCTGGACATCCCCTCAGAACCATGTAGCCTCACCATCCATACCATTCAGTTGATCCAACACAACCGACGGCTGCGCAACCTTATTGCCACAGCTCAGACGCAGAGTCAGCAGCAGACAGAGGGTGTGAAGGCTGTAGAGAGCGAACCTCTTCCCTCCTGCCCTGGCTCACCTCCTCTCCCTGATGACCTCCAGCCTTTAGATTGTAAAAATCTCAATGCTCCATTCCAGATCCGGCACAGTGACCCAGAGAGTGACTTTTACCG tgggaaaggagagCCTGTGACAGAGCTGAGCTGGCACTCCTGCCGGCAGCTCCTCTACCAAGCAGTCGCCACAATCCTGGCCCACGCAGGCTTTGAGTGTGCTAATGAAAGTGTCCTGGAGACCCTAACTGATGTGGCACATGAATACTGCCTCAAGTTCACCAAGCTGCTGCGCTTTGCTGTCGACCGGGAGGccctgctgggacagactcctttccCTGATGTAATGGAACAGGTGTTCCATGAAGTGGGCATTGGCAGTGTGCTGTCCCTGCAGAAGTTCTGGCAGCACCGCATCAAGGACTATCACACTTACATGCTACAG ATTAGTAAGCAGCTCTCTGAAGAATATGAAAGGATTGTGAATCCCGAGAAGGCCACAGAAGACACTAAACCTGTGAAGATCAAAGAGGAGCCTGTGAGCGACATCACATTTCCTGTCAGCGAGGAGCTGGAAGCCGACCTTGCTTCTGGAGATCAGTCCTTACCCATTGGGGTCCTCGGGGCTCAGAGTGAGCGTTTCCCATCCAACCTGGAGGTGGAGGCTTCGCCACAGGCTTCAA